One window from the genome of Salisaeta longa DSM 21114 encodes:
- a CDS encoding Kelch repeat-containing protein produces MLSIVLMVAGAGPAAAQITKLPRPDTARTSGYGSDVAISGDLAVVGASAEDTCGPNGGAAYVYVRASNGVDWTQVARLTPTPCRPNAFFGASVAASDARVLVGATSEYFAEEKENAAYVFARQADGTWQQTARLTPDARRPEGRFAVDVALDGDRAAVSTAGSSDAAYHGAVYVFDYTPATDAWQRTARLTAAHPPEDGVLGGAVALDGNRIAVAASTYFRDDPGGVYVFDKTRAGAWSSAAFLPGIDAFTISVALAGRRLVVGESRAGDDASGRVQVYTERRPGAWHRTATLHPMPPYANGQFGALVAADGPWLLATGYDEQLDKEFNIDRVVYVYKRTARGWSQRLILDIGQVDFGAALAVDRGTAIVSHVPETGAGVVYVAQLP; encoded by the coding sequence ATGCTTAGCATTGTGCTGATGGTTGCTGGCGCCGGACCGGCCGCTGCGCAAATTACGAAGCTACCGCGGCCCGACACGGCCCGCACGAGCGGCTATGGATCCGACGTGGCCATCAGCGGCGACCTTGCGGTGGTGGGGGCGAGCGCAGAAGACACCTGCGGCCCCAACGGCGGTGCCGCCTACGTGTACGTCCGCGCGTCCAACGGCGTCGATTGGACGCAAGTGGCGCGTCTTACGCCCACGCCGTGCCGCCCCAACGCGTTCTTTGGCGCCTCGGTGGCCGCGAGCGACGCGCGCGTTCTGGTGGGCGCCACAAGCGAATACTTTGCCGAAGAAAAAGAAAACGCCGCTTACGTATTCGCGCGACAGGCCGATGGCACGTGGCAACAAACCGCACGCCTCACCCCCGACGCCCGCCGCCCCGAGGGGCGCTTTGCGGTTGACGTGGCGCTCGATGGTGACCGTGCGGCCGTCTCCACCGCCGGCAGCTCCGATGCCGCCTATCATGGCGCCGTGTATGTGTTCGACTACACGCCCGCAACCGACGCGTGGCAACGAACGGCGCGCCTCACCGCCGCGCATCCGCCCGAAGACGGCGTGCTGGGCGGGGCCGTAGCGCTCGACGGCAACCGCATCGCCGTAGCCGCCTCCACCTACTTCCGCGACGACCCGGGCGGGGTGTACGTGTTCGACAAAACGCGGGCCGGCGCGTGGTCATCGGCCGCGTTTCTGCCGGGCATCGACGCGTTTACAATCTCCGTGGCCCTTGCGGGTCGCCGCCTCGTGGTGGGCGAGTCGCGCGCGGGCGACGATGCCTCGGGGCGCGTGCAGGTGTACACCGAGCGGCGTCCCGGCGCGTGGCACCGCACCGCCACGTTGCATCCCATGCCGCCGTATGCCAACGGGCAGTTTGGCGCGCTCGTCGCCGCCGATGGGCCGTGGCTGCTGGCCACCGGCTACGACGAGCAGCTCGACAAGGAATTCAACATCGACCGCGTCGTGTACGTCTACAAGCGCACCGCCCGCGGCTGGTCGCAGCGCCTCATCCTCGACATCGGGCAGGTGGACTTTGGCGCGGCCCTCGCGGTGGATCGCGGCACGGCGATCGTGAGTCATGTGCCCGAGACCGGCGCGGGCGTCGTGTACGTTGCCCAACTCCCCTAG
- the folD gene encoding bifunctional methylenetetrahydrofolate dehydrogenase/methenyltetrahydrofolate cyclohydrolase FolD, translated as MAQRLDGKALAQAVRTDVRQEITAWRDAGHRPPMLKVVLIGDHPASAAYVRGKEKDAAEVGIDTETLRYPESIAEDELLDVVQALNADAAVDGVLVQLPLPDHINEQRVIHAIDPAKDVDGFHPENMGRLLIGDPAFIPATPYGILEMLKRSDIATEGQRAVIVGRSNIVGKPMAALLLQRTANATVTVCHSRTRNLSAHTQAADILVAAVGRAGFITADMVKEGAVVIDVGINRVDDPSRERGYRLVGDVDFEPVAEKAGWITPVPGGVGLMTRAMLLVNTLHAAKQHAG; from the coding sequence GTGGCCCAACGACTCGACGGAAAAGCCCTCGCCCAAGCCGTACGTACCGATGTTCGTCAGGAGATTACCGCCTGGCGCGACGCCGGACACCGCCCGCCGATGCTCAAGGTCGTGCTCATCGGCGACCACCCGGCGTCCGCGGCCTACGTGCGGGGGAAGGAAAAGGACGCAGCCGAAGTGGGCATCGATACCGAGACGCTGCGCTACCCCGAAAGCATCGCCGAGGATGAGCTCCTGGACGTGGTGCAGGCGCTCAACGCCGATGCGGCGGTCGACGGCGTGCTTGTGCAGTTGCCGCTGCCCGACCACATCAACGAGCAGCGCGTCATTCACGCCATCGACCCGGCCAAAGACGTAGACGGCTTCCATCCCGAAAACATGGGCCGCCTCCTCATTGGCGATCCGGCGTTTATTCCGGCCACGCCCTACGGCATCCTGGAGATGCTGAAGCGGTCGGATATTGCCACCGAAGGGCAGCGCGCCGTTATCGTGGGGCGCTCCAACATCGTCGGCAAGCCGATGGCCGCGCTCCTCCTGCAGCGCACCGCCAACGCTACCGTCACGGTGTGCCACAGCCGCACGCGTAACCTCAGCGCCCACACGCAAGCCGCCGACATTCTGGTGGCAGCCGTAGGACGCGCCGGATTCATCACGGCCGACATGGTCAAGGAAGGCGCCGTCGTCATCGACGTGGGCATCAATCGCGTCGACGACCCCTCGCGCGAGCGCGGGTACCGCCTCGTGGGCGATGTAGACTTCGAGCCGGTGGCAGAGAAAGCCGGGTGGATTACGCCGGTGCCCGGCGGCGTGGGCCTCATGACACGCGCCATGCTGCTGGTAAACACGCTTCACGCTGCCAAACAACATGCCGGATAA
- a CDS encoding mechanosensitive ion channel family protein yields the protein MPDKPMVPPQAALLQAAPDTSRASAQPSTMAEGLGTINNTFGRIINLLAEGRWNEMYDLLYEETVNLIGLFLQNGLEALLAFVVLYAIYWGIDSTLQRVLDHSKGLDKGLASLLQRSYRVVAMVFIGAMVLGQLGVNVTALVAGLSIAGIAVGFAARDSLENFISGVTILVDEPFKVGDYIQVEGEYGQVSEITLRSTRIRTVRNEIMVLPNTQMITQPVVNHTKQNTLRVDIPFGIAYEEFPDEARAVVLALPADDDRILTRPEPTVVVTEMAGSSVNMVLRMYLRDPSEELPVRWAYTEKVREALRAADIEIPFPHMQLFLDEAKGLHGSTLFPESPDASS from the coding sequence ATGCCGGATAAGCCCATGGTGCCCCCCCAAGCCGCCTTGCTTCAGGCGGCCCCCGACACCAGCCGCGCGTCCGCACAGCCGTCTACCATGGCTGAAGGGCTGGGAACCATCAACAACACGTTCGGCCGCATCATCAACCTGCTGGCCGAGGGGCGGTGGAATGAGATGTACGATTTGCTGTATGAGGAAACCGTCAACCTCATCGGCTTATTTCTGCAGAACGGGCTCGAAGCGCTGCTTGCGTTTGTTGTCCTCTACGCCATCTACTGGGGCATCGACTCGACCTTGCAGCGGGTCCTGGATCACTCCAAGGGATTGGATAAGGGGCTGGCCAGTTTGCTCCAGCGCAGCTACCGCGTGGTGGCCATGGTGTTTATTGGCGCAATGGTGCTGGGGCAGCTTGGCGTAAACGTGACGGCGCTCGTGGCCGGTCTTAGCATCGCCGGTATTGCCGTTGGTTTTGCTGCGCGCGACTCGCTGGAGAACTTTATCTCGGGCGTTACGATCCTTGTCGACGAGCCGTTTAAGGTGGGCGATTACATTCAGGTGGAAGGCGAGTACGGGCAGGTCAGCGAAATCACGCTGCGTTCGACGCGCATCCGCACGGTGCGCAACGAGATTATGGTGCTGCCCAACACGCAGATGATCACGCAGCCCGTGGTAAATCACACCAAGCAAAACACCCTGCGCGTTGATATTCCCTTTGGCATTGCGTACGAAGAATTTCCGGACGAGGCCCGCGCGGTGGTGCTGGCGCTTCCGGCCGACGATGACCGGATTTTGACGCGCCCCGAGCCCACAGTGGTGGTGACGGAGATGGCAGGCTCTAGTGTGAACATGGTCCTGCGCATGTACCTGCGCGACCCAAGCGAGGAGCTGCCCGTGCGGTGGGCGTACACCGAGAAGGTGCGCGAGGCGCTGCGTGCCGCCGACATCGAGATTCCCTTCCCGCACATGCAGCTCTTTCTGGACGAGGCCAAGGGCTTGCACGGCTCTACCCTTTTCCCCGAATCGCCCGATGCGTCGTCTTAG
- a CDS encoding enoyl-CoA hydratase/isomerase family protein: MAATYDTLQLHRDAAVATVTMDQPKRRNALSPALDADLRAVFEALSADDAVRAIVLRANGPGFCAGADLTLLKEGLSPDQLYEHLTTRYLPLIQRIQHAPKPVIGAINGAAAGAGMALALACDLRLMADDAVQMMAFSNIAFVPDSGASYLLVRQVGYSRAFELAATADPLPADRCAALGLTNRVVPADELHDAADAWAHELAQRPTQALAQTKEVLAYAQDHGLADVIRKEAELQMEAVQTHDHREGVQAFLEKRAPDFQGR, translated from the coding sequence ATGGCCGCTACGTACGATACCCTTCAGCTGCACCGCGACGCCGCCGTTGCCACCGTTACGATGGATCAGCCGAAGCGGCGCAACGCCCTCAGTCCAGCGCTCGATGCCGACCTGCGCGCGGTATTCGAGGCGCTGAGCGCCGACGATGCGGTGCGCGCCATTGTACTGCGCGCCAACGGTCCGGGCTTTTGCGCGGGCGCCGACCTGACGCTGCTCAAGGAGGGCCTCTCGCCCGATCAGCTATACGAGCACCTCACCACGCGCTATCTGCCGCTCATCCAGCGCATACAACACGCCCCCAAGCCTGTCATCGGCGCGATCAATGGCGCGGCCGCCGGGGCGGGCATGGCGCTGGCGCTGGCGTGCGACCTGCGCCTCATGGCCGACGACGCGGTGCAGATGATGGCGTTTAGCAACATCGCCTTTGTGCCCGACAGCGGCGCCTCGTACCTGCTGGTGCGCCAGGTGGGCTACAGCCGCGCGTTCGAGCTTGCTGCCACGGCCGATCCGTTACCGGCCGACCGGTGCGCGGCCCTCGGGCTTACCAACCGCGTGGTGCCTGCCGACGAGCTGCACGACGCCGCCGACGCCTGGGCCCACGAACTCGCCCAACGTCCCACGCAGGCCCTGGCCCAAACCAAGGAGGTGTTGGCCTACGCGCAAGATCATGGCCTTGCCGACGTCATCCGGAAGGAAGCCGAACTGCAGATGGAGGCCGTGCAGACCCACGATCATCGCGAAGGCGTGCAGGCCTTTCTAGAGAAACGCGCGCCCGACTTCCAAGGACGCTAA
- a CDS encoding sulfotransferase, with the protein MPLPTFLLIGAMKAGTTALYDALRQHPDVFMAPVKEPNYFAFADAPPAFTAPIDERPEGINNASITAADAYRALFDGSEDAAARGEASHWYLYWPAAPANIQEAVPTVRLLAVLRNPVERAYSEFMHFVRDGVEPITDFGKALDAEGARVEAGWALGRYVDRGRYAEQLERYLARFDRSQLRIYLHDDLVEDPQEVIEDVYRFIGVDPHFSPATTRRVNKSGVPKRRWMHRLLTAAQPMREALAPVVPQAMVRWATALKNQNLDKPPMDPAVRSRLIETFRPEVRALETLLDRDLSHWLAPTPRDDT; encoded by the coding sequence GTGCCGCTGCCTACGTTTTTGCTCATCGGAGCCATGAAGGCCGGAACGACGGCGCTGTACGACGCGCTGCGCCAGCATCCGGACGTGTTTATGGCGCCGGTGAAGGAGCCCAACTACTTCGCATTTGCCGATGCGCCGCCGGCGTTTACCGCGCCCATCGACGAGCGCCCCGAAGGCATCAACAACGCTTCAATCACCGCGGCCGACGCGTACCGCGCCCTGTTTGACGGAAGCGAAGATGCCGCCGCGCGAGGCGAGGCGTCGCACTGGTACCTGTACTGGCCTGCCGCGCCCGCCAACATTCAGGAGGCGGTGCCCACGGTGCGCCTGCTGGCCGTGCTCCGCAACCCGGTCGAGCGGGCGTACTCCGAGTTCATGCACTTTGTGCGTGATGGCGTTGAGCCCATCACCGATTTCGGAAAGGCGCTGGACGCGGAGGGCGCGCGCGTGGAGGCCGGGTGGGCGCTGGGCCGCTACGTGGATCGCGGGCGCTACGCGGAGCAGTTGGAGCGCTACCTGGCGCGCTTCGACCGGTCGCAACTGCGCATTTACCTGCACGATGACCTCGTGGAGGACCCCCAAGAGGTGATCGAGGATGTGTACCGGTTCATTGGCGTCGATCCCCATTTTTCGCCCGCCACCACCCGCCGCGTCAACAAGTCGGGCGTTCCCAAACGCCGCTGGATGCACCGGCTCCTTACAGCGGCGCAGCCCATGCGCGAGGCCCTTGCACCCGTAGTACCACAGGCGATGGTGCGCTGGGCTACGGCCCTCAAAAATCAGAACTTGGACAAGCCGCCCATGGACCCCGCGGTGCGCTCGCGTCTCATCGAAACGTTTCGCCCGGAGGTCCGCGCGCTGGAAACCCTCCTCGACCGCGACCTCAGCCACTGGCTCGCCCCCACCCCTCGCGATGACACGTAG
- a CDS encoding glycosyltransferase, with protein MSTPLAVLAWPAFNNRTGNPYNRLLYDAMDPTAAVVDEFTPQRALTGTYDVVHVHWPDDFLSQPHVWTAAAYVGATLVLLTWMRMRGAALVWTAHDAGPHQSHHPRLERLFWRVFIPQVDGLISLSRAGLEATCAAHPRLRNVPGRVIPHGHYRSAYPAPLPVDEARAALDVPAGATVIGHVGRIRPYKNVPHLITCFRRLDAPDARLYVAGNPSSDALARRVEAAAAPDARVTTDLRFVPEAELVQVISASDLIALPYTDILHSGTALLALSLNRPVLVPARGAMAELQEQVGAAWVRTYDDGLTPAVLRDALHWAQTAARPPRAPLEALAWPRLAAAHVALYRTAAANNTSGRS; from the coding sequence ATGTCTACGCCCCTCGCCGTGCTCGCGTGGCCCGCGTTTAACAACCGCACGGGCAATCCCTACAACCGGCTGCTCTACGACGCGATGGACCCGACCGCGGCCGTCGTCGACGAGTTTACCCCGCAGCGTGCGCTCACCGGCACGTACGACGTGGTGCACGTGCACTGGCCCGACGATTTTTTGAGCCAGCCGCACGTCTGGACGGCCGCTGCCTACGTGGGGGCTACGCTGGTGCTGCTTACCTGGATGCGCATGCGCGGCGCGGCGCTGGTGTGGACGGCCCACGATGCTGGGCCGCACCAATCCCACCACCCGCGGTTGGAGCGGCTGTTCTGGCGCGTCTTTATTCCGCAAGTGGATGGCCTCATCAGCCTGAGCCGGGCCGGCCTGGAGGCCACCTGCGCGGCTCATCCGCGACTGCGCAACGTGCCGGGCCGCGTGATTCCGCACGGGCACTACCGCTCGGCGTACCCGGCGCCGCTGCCGGTGGACGAGGCGCGCGCCGCGCTGGACGTTCCTGCTGGCGCCACCGTCATTGGGCATGTGGGGCGCATCCGGCCGTACAAAAACGTCCCACACCTCATCACGTGCTTTCGCCGATTGGACGCACCGGACGCGCGGCTGTATGTTGCCGGAAACCCATCGAGCGATGCACTCGCGCGCCGGGTGGAGGCGGCCGCTGCCCCCGACGCCCGCGTGACAACCGACCTCCGCTTTGTGCCCGAGGCGGAGCTGGTGCAGGTGATTAGCGCCAGCGACCTCATCGCCTTGCCCTACACGGATATTTTGCACTCGGGCACTGCCCTCCTGGCGCTCTCGCTCAACCGTCCGGTGCTCGTGCCGGCCCGCGGGGCCATGGCCGAACTCCAAGAGCAGGTGGGCGCTGCGTGGGTGCGCACCTACGACGACGGACTGACGCCCGCGGTGCTCCGTGATGCGCTCCACTGGGCGCAAACCGCTGCACGTCCGCCGCGCGCGCCGCTGGAGGCGTTGGCGTGGCCGCGCCTGGCGGCTGCGCACGTCGCGCTGTACCGTACCGCGGCAGCGAACAACACATCCGGGCGGTCGTGA
- a CDS encoding lipopolysaccharide biosynthesis protein, whose protein sequence is MAASLREKTTTGIAWTTVEDWGGRIANFMVMLVLARLLSEAAFGLVALAGVFVALAKVLIDQGFSDAIVQRETLTDGHLDTALWINVGTGVVLAGLTAGAAPWIAQVMGEAALTPLLRVLAVVFVLRSLSGVQQALFQRTMDFRVLALRSLAAVALGGAVGIGMAVTGFGVWSLIGQQVTYNAVEMVVLWTASDWRPGFTFSAERFRELFGFSAYMTGTRLLNFAANRSDTFLVGAFLGPVALGLYDLAFRQMHTASQLLTGATSRVTFSTFSRMQDDPAQVRRFHRSATQFGAALAFPLFGLLMLWAPEVMVVLFGDKWAPSGPLLRVLAAMGLLQGITLFNGAVIKGMGRSSWTLVQVALYWGVRLGLMALALAFSAGAMGIAVAYVAGGYLVAPLGWWMVHRLVGLPVGAYLRALAPVAAAALVGIGLSAVVRWSLPTLNLYVHLAAGVGSGLLAYAGALYLLQRPLVYRALRLARALTAPFRPSRSTS, encoded by the coding sequence ATGGCTGCTTCCCTCCGCGAAAAAACGACCACCGGCATTGCCTGGACGACCGTCGAGGACTGGGGCGGGCGCATTGCCAACTTTATGGTGATGTTGGTGCTGGCGCGCTTGCTCTCGGAGGCTGCGTTTGGGCTGGTGGCCCTCGCAGGGGTGTTCGTGGCGCTGGCAAAGGTGCTCATCGATCAGGGCTTTTCCGATGCCATCGTGCAGCGTGAGACGCTCACCGACGGGCACTTGGATACGGCCCTGTGGATCAATGTGGGCACCGGAGTGGTGCTGGCGGGCCTTACGGCGGGGGCCGCGCCGTGGATCGCACAGGTCATGGGTGAAGCCGCCCTGACGCCGCTCTTGCGCGTGCTGGCGGTGGTGTTCGTGCTGCGAAGCCTCAGCGGCGTGCAGCAGGCGCTCTTTCAGCGCACAATGGACTTTCGCGTGCTGGCGTTGCGGTCGCTTGCGGCGGTCGCGCTGGGAGGCGCAGTGGGCATCGGGATGGCGGTGACCGGGTTTGGCGTGTGGAGCCTCATCGGTCAGCAGGTGACGTACAACGCGGTGGAGATGGTGGTGCTGTGGACGGCGAGCGACTGGCGGCCCGGCTTTACGTTTTCTGCAGAGCGGTTCCGGGAGCTCTTTGGCTTTAGCGCCTACATGACCGGTACGCGCCTGCTCAACTTTGCGGCCAACCGTAGCGACACGTTCCTCGTGGGGGCGTTTCTGGGGCCGGTGGCGCTGGGACTGTACGACCTTGCGTTTCGGCAGATGCACACGGCGTCGCAACTCCTTACGGGGGCGACGTCGCGCGTCACGTTTTCCACCTTTAGCCGCATGCAGGACGACCCGGCCCAGGTGCGGCGCTTTCACCGGTCGGCCACGCAGTTTGGCGCGGCGCTCGCGTTTCCACTGTTCGGCTTGCTGATGCTGTGGGCGCCCGAGGTGATGGTAGTCCTCTTCGGGGATAAGTGGGCACCGAGCGGGCCGCTGCTGCGCGTGCTGGCAGCCATGGGGCTGCTGCAAGGCATCACGCTGTTCAATGGAGCGGTCATCAAAGGGATGGGCCGCTCGTCGTGGACGCTGGTGCAGGTGGCGCTGTACTGGGGCGTGCGCCTCGGCCTGATGGCGCTGGCGCTGGCTTTTTCGGCCGGGGCGATGGGCATTGCGGTGGCGTACGTGGCGGGCGGGTACCTGGTAGCGCCGCTGGGCTGGTGGATGGTGCATCGGCTCGTGGGCCTACCGGTGGGCGCGTATCTGCGCGCGCTGGCGCCTGTCGCGGCTGCGGCGCTGGTGGGCATTGGCCTTAGCGCGGTTGTGCGGTGGAGCCTCCCGACACTCAATCTGTACGTGCACCTTGCCGCGGGCGTCGGGAGTGGACTCCTGGCCTACGCCGGCGCCCTCTACCTTTTGCAGCGCCCGCTGGTGTATCGCGCGCTTCGGCTGGCGCGCGCCCTCACCGCACCGTTTCGTCCGTCGCGTTCAACCTCCTAA
- a CDS encoding glycosyltransferase family 2 protein: MAVPLTIGIITAGRPGCLERCIGSVRTHVTTPHHMVVLDSLANPELEATWAAAEDVTYRAAPRPVGPSAARRLIAEALETPRLLYLDDDIEVRPGTVEALMTYLDTHDGVDIATGVWNEYDQYRMMGQFFVEGEQGETPIVTKKFLTVEAADAVGLSSARVDGGLATMLLRAEVLEAVQFDPRYDFYYELYDFFMQCKRAGMNVQAVRKAVFDHKPVAYLDETERQRSDTEVDKERFAEKWGLQPIGSVGGVQRTLWERVLHKVRRFWS; the protein is encoded by the coding sequence ATGGCTGTTCCACTCACCATTGGCATCATCACTGCCGGTCGCCCAGGCTGCTTGGAGCGTTGCATTGGCAGCGTGCGAACGCACGTGACGACGCCACACCACATGGTGGTGCTCGACAGCCTTGCCAATCCCGAGCTGGAGGCTACGTGGGCGGCGGCTGAGGACGTCACGTACCGCGCCGCGCCGCGTCCGGTGGGGCCGTCGGCGGCCCGGCGCCTCATCGCCGAGGCGCTTGAAACGCCGCGCCTCCTCTACCTCGACGACGACATCGAGGTGCGCCCCGGCACCGTCGAGGCGCTGATGACCTACCTGGACACCCACGACGGGGTGGATATTGCCACGGGCGTGTGGAACGAGTACGACCAGTACCGCATGATGGGGCAGTTTTTTGTGGAGGGCGAGCAGGGCGAAACGCCTATCGTCACCAAGAAATTCTTAACGGTGGAGGCTGCCGATGCCGTGGGGCTTTCGAGCGCGCGCGTCGACGGCGGACTTGCCACCATGCTGCTGCGCGCCGAGGTGCTGGAGGCGGTCCAGTTCGATCCGCGCTACGACTTTTACTACGAGCTGTACGACTTCTTCATGCAGTGCAAGCGCGCGGGCATGAACGTGCAGGCTGTACGCAAGGCCGTGTTCGACCACAAGCCGGTGGCGTACCTGGACGAGACCGAGCGCCAGCGCAGCGACACCGAGGTGGATAAAGAGCGCTTTGCCGAGAAGTGGGGCCTGCAGCCCATTGGCAGTGTTGGCGGGGTACAACGCACGCTGTGGGAGCGCGTGCTTCACAAGGTGCGTCGCTTCTGGAGCTGA
- a CDS encoding sulfotransferase family protein, giving the protein MPESLSFVDLLYRTWRRERKHRYVRRPLTLQRVVASVRPRLRQPVFIVGAPRSGTSFLGRCIAHLPGLSYHFEPPFTKAAARHVYRGNWSTQRAARYYRRVYRWLLRAWADGDERFAEKTPRNCFLIPFLYDTFPDARFVHIVRDGRDAALSHSQKPWMQPQGAGADDDGQSFGTTARFWVAPERREAFAATTTFHRCIWTWRRHVAAARAGLAHVPTHQQHTLRYEALVQEPAATGAALARFLGYEAPVSAGFAEALAEARDDSVGAWQTALTVAQQQVAAQEAGALLKTLGYATPPHVR; this is encoded by the coding sequence ATGCCTGAATCGCTATCGTTCGTTGATCTATTGTACCGCACGTGGCGGCGCGAGCGAAAGCACCGCTACGTGCGTCGCCCGCTTACACTGCAGCGGGTGGTCGCCTCGGTGCGTCCGCGGCTGCGCCAGCCGGTGTTCATTGTGGGCGCGCCGCGGTCTGGCACGTCGTTTTTGGGACGCTGCATTGCGCACCTGCCCGGCCTCTCGTATCACTTCGAGCCGCCCTTTACGAAAGCAGCAGCCCGCCACGTGTACCGGGGCAATTGGTCTACCCAGCGCGCCGCGCGCTACTATCGGCGGGTGTATCGCTGGTTGCTGCGGGCCTGGGCCGATGGCGATGAGCGCTTTGCGGAAAAGACGCCGCGCAACTGCTTCCTCATCCCCTTCCTCTACGATACGTTTCCCGATGCCCGTTTCGTGCATATTGTGCGCGACGGGCGGGACGCAGCGCTCTCGCACAGCCAAAAGCCGTGGATGCAGCCGCAGGGCGCTGGGGCAGACGACGATGGGCAGTCCTTCGGGACAACGGCGCGGTTTTGGGTGGCACCGGAGCGGCGCGAAGCCTTTGCCGCCACCACCACCTTTCATCGGTGTATCTGGACGTGGCGGCGGCACGTGGCGGCTGCCCGGGCGGGGCTTGCACATGTGCCAACGCATCAGCAGCACACGCTGCGGTACGAGGCACTGGTACAGGAACCAGCGGCTACTGGGGCGGCGCTTGCCCGCTTCCTCGGATACGAGGCGCCCGTCAGCGCTGGGTTTGCTGAGGCGCTCGCGGAAGCACGCGACGATTCGGTAGGAGCCTGGCAAACAGCTCTGACGGTTGCACAGCAGCAGGTGGCGGCGCAGGAAGCAGGCGCTTTGCTAAAGACCCTGGGATACGCCACTCCACCACATGTCCGCTAG
- a CDS encoding sulfotransferase family protein produces MSASAFKPLFVVGCPRSGTTLVQRLLNAHPEVAIAPETFLVQKARRHSPPALIEALAAGPLFPAMGAPDAFHRAARAAHDPQAIFEALLRTFAAHTGASVVGEKTPDHVRHIPQLLDWFPRARVIHVVRDARAVVNSWRTVPWRSGYVARDAELWVEHVAAGRAAAATHPAAVHTVRFEALVRSPEATLRTLCRAVGLAFDPAMVHFHQTPPDTVDVEREPWKQRVTRPIDPSVATRWRTELPWRDVCVVEAVAGTEMRRWRYPLLSNQSMRRRAQWRARWQRLRWKMDVLRTESGWL; encoded by the coding sequence ATGTCCGCTAGCGCATTCAAACCGTTGTTTGTGGTGGGCTGTCCGCGCTCGGGCACGACCCTGGTGCAGCGCCTGCTCAATGCGCACCCTGAAGTGGCCATCGCGCCGGAAACCTTCCTCGTGCAGAAGGCCCGGCGCCACAGCCCGCCTGCCCTCATCGAGGCATTGGCGGCCGGCCCCCTCTTTCCGGCGATGGGCGCCCCCGATGCCTTCCACCGCGCGGCCCGCGCAGCGCACGACCCGCAAGCCATCTTTGAAGCGCTGCTGCGCACGTTTGCGGCGCACACGGGCGCGTCCGTAGTCGGCGAAAAAACGCCCGACCATGTGCGCCACATACCTCAGTTGCTGGACTGGTTTCCCAGGGCGCGCGTCATTCACGTGGTGCGCGACGCCCGTGCGGTCGTCAACTCGTGGCGCACGGTGCCCTGGCGCTCGGGATACGTTGCCCGCGATGCGGAGCTCTGGGTTGAGCATGTAGCCGCCGGACGGGCCGCAGCCGCGACGCACCCAGCGGCGGTGCACACCGTCCGCTTTGAAGCGCTCGTGCGCAGTCCGGAAGCGACGCTTCGCACGCTATGCCGTGCCGTGGGGCTTGCGTTTGATCCGGCGATGGTGCATTTCCACCAAACGCCGCCCGACACGGTGGACGTCGAGCGCGAGCCGTGGAAGCAGCGCGTCACGCGTCCGATCGACCCATCGGTGGCCACACGGTGGCGTACGGAGCTGCCGTGGCGCGACGTATGCGTGGTTGAGGCGGTGGCGGGGACTGAAATGCGGCGTTGGCGGTATCCGCTGCTTTCGAATCAATCGATGCGGCGCCGCGCGCAATGGCGGGCCCGGTGGCAGCGGCTGCGATGGAAAATGGATGTCTTGCGAACGGAGAGCGGTTGGTTATGA